Proteins encoded by one window of Sulfurospirillum barnesii SES-3:
- a CDS encoding branched-chain amino acid ABC transporter permease codes for MQKIQEKDFLIKLVMFLSTLWFIWFSNSHFDEYSIRILNNIAIFVILAVSYNLINGVTGQFSLEPNGFVAIGAYVTALLLISPEDKSYQYAIVDPYPFVMTLHANFLVALVLSGTFAALLALILSFPVFRVRGDYLAIVTLGFGFIIKILAINHPEVTNGSLGLNDIPEFSNLYWTGGLAIVAVVVVLNIVNSKFGRAMKAVRDDEDAAIAMGVNTFKAKTLAFCTSAFFEGMGGGLLAALLTSISPDLFDFFFTFQLLIIIVLGGLGSTTGAIIGTVLVMGGSEWMRFLDEPMNLFGYETTAMPGMRMVIFSLVLIFIMLFAREGVMGKRELTDLFKLRKKGVK; via the coding sequence ATGCAGAAAATACAAGAAAAAGATTTTTTAATCAAACTCGTGATGTTTTTGAGCACACTTTGGTTTATTTGGTTTTCTAATAGCCATTTTGATGAATACAGCATTAGGATTTTAAATAACATTGCCATTTTTGTTATTTTAGCAGTGAGTTACAACTTAATTAACGGTGTTACAGGGCAATTTTCACTTGAGCCTAACGGCTTTGTCGCTATTGGTGCTTATGTGACAGCTCTTTTACTTATCTCGCCTGAAGATAAAAGTTATCAGTATGCGATTGTTGATCCTTACCCTTTTGTGATGACCTTGCATGCTAATTTTCTTGTTGCCTTAGTTTTAAGCGGTACATTCGCCGCTCTTTTGGCATTGATTCTCTCGTTTCCTGTATTTCGAGTACGAGGAGATTACCTTGCAATTGTTACGCTTGGATTTGGTTTTATTATTAAAATTTTAGCCATTAATCATCCTGAAGTGACCAATGGTTCTTTAGGACTTAATGATATTCCTGAATTTTCTAATCTTTATTGGACAGGGGGATTGGCGATTGTTGCGGTGGTTGTCGTTTTAAATATCGTTAACTCAAAATTTGGACGTGCCATGAAAGCGGTACGTGATGATGAAGATGCTGCTATTGCTATGGGGGTTAATACTTTTAAAGCCAAAACTTTAGCCTTTTGTACCAGTGCTTTTTTTGAGGGCATGGGCGGTGGACTTTTAGCTGCATTACTTACAAGTATTTCACCTGATTTATTTGATTTCTTTTTTACGTTTCAACTTTTAATTATTATTGTTTTAGGGGGTCTTGGTAGTACAACAGGTGCAATTATTGGGACTGTTCTGGTGATGGGTGGCAGTGAATGGATGCGCTTTTTGGATGAACCAATGAATCTTTTTGGCTATGAAACGACAGCAATGCCAGGTATGCGAATGGTTATTTTCTCATTGGTGCTTATTTTTATTATGCTGTTTGCCCGTGAGGGTGTTATGGGAAAACGAGAATTAACTGACCTTTTTAAATTACGTAAAAAGGGTGTCAAATGA
- the ccsA gene encoding cytochrome c biogenesis protein → MDLVLKRILSIKSAIIFLFMFGFFSGFATFIENDFGVETSWALIYTSWWFEFIQIALGIILVYNIVRYKMYTLDKLPSFLFHLSFIFILIGSGVTRYFGFEGSLHVRNGMQENRITSSDSFISATALKDNKTYQYSHPKLISQIGSNHFSFSMDVGGEMATVKFKDYFTYATKKVVDDASGIPMISMILSGYGESLSVSLKEGERYETNEYIFSFNAKPVESKKEEVRFMLEDGKFYFSAPSSVAWFKMVENERGEYESGKKHDFTTGQLYTIGHVNFAPRYIGLKGKEKAVADKTPMNKNAALSAVIVDVTYQGESKEIALFGQGKGSRGEPVREMIGGVPFMLEWGSKLFTLPFYIKLNEFQLERYPGSMSPMSYASEVEVVDTEKGIHMPFRIYMNHVLDYRGFRFFQSSYDKDERGTILSVNNDPGKLPTYFGYILLCLGLFFNLLNTKSRFRKLASMVQKDMVKVKSLFIALACGLTLFQSPLLHADTSEENVNFLKRYDTHHADKFGHVLVQGADGRFKPIDTISMEMINKVYTHSSYEGLSANQVALSMMSSPAQWQGLPIVKVFHPELKKILGIAQTQKYASFNDFFNKEGDYGYKLTKYSEEANRKKPALRNQFDKDVLKVDERVNICYMVYTGEIFRMIPKQNDVSKRWFAPQDAVMRFSKQEGDEVRALVGGYFEAISTGLQSGNWEEANKAVEKLSAYQEQYGSDIIPNAKRIKAEIFFNHAQIFERLTPVYLLSGLVLLCFIFAKMINSTLRIGFMTRIVLIINAIAFLIHSGGLALRWYIAMHAPWSNGYESMIYIAWAIVLAGIFFSRQSIVSLALTSILAGVTLFVAHLSWMDPQITNLVPVLNSYWLNIHVSVITASYGFLGLCALLGFFTLILFAMQSTHNIKRNKELERNIVEATRINEMSMILGLSLLTVGNFLGGVWANESWGRYWGWDPKETWALVSILIYAGIVHFRFVPKWNNPFTFAVASTLSFASIIMTYFGVNFYLSGMHSYAAGDPVPVPSFVYYTIGVVALVIALSYSKRDIGKTL, encoded by the coding sequence ATGGATTTGGTACTAAAGCGCATCCTCTCAATTAAATCAGCTATTATTTTTTTATTTATGTTTGGTTTTTTTAGTGGTTTTGCAACATTTATTGAGAATGATTTTGGTGTAGAGACCAGCTGGGCTCTCATTTATACTTCGTGGTGGTTTGAGTTTATTCAGATTGCTTTAGGAATTATTTTAGTCTATAACATCGTAAGATACAAGATGTATACGCTTGATAAACTTCCTTCGTTTCTTTTTCACTTGAGTTTTATTTTCATCCTCATTGGCTCAGGTGTCACACGTTATTTTGGATTTGAGGGTTCTTTACATGTAAGAAATGGAATGCAAGAAAACAGGATTACTTCAAGCGATTCTTTTATTAGCGCCACAGCATTAAAAGATAATAAAACGTATCAATACAGTCATCCTAAACTTATTTCTCAAATTGGAAGTAACCATTTTTCTTTTTCAATGGATGTTGGTGGTGAGATGGCAACGGTAAAATTTAAAGACTATTTTACCTATGCGACTAAAAAAGTGGTCGATGATGCATCGGGTATTCCGATGATCTCTATGATTTTGAGTGGGTATGGTGAGAGTTTGAGTGTGAGCCTAAAAGAGGGAGAACGCTATGAAACCAATGAATATATTTTTAGTTTTAACGCAAAACCTGTAGAGAGTAAAAAAGAAGAAGTACGCTTTATGCTTGAGGACGGAAAGTTTTATTTTAGTGCACCCTCAAGTGTTGCATGGTTCAAAATGGTAGAAAACGAACGAGGTGAATACGAAAGTGGAAAAAAACACGATTTTACGACAGGACAACTTTACACCATTGGGCATGTTAATTTTGCCCCACGTTATATTGGGCTTAAAGGTAAAGAAAAAGCCGTTGCTGATAAAACACCTATGAATAAAAATGCCGCATTATCAGCGGTCATTGTGGATGTAACGTATCAAGGTGAGAGCAAAGAAATTGCTTTATTTGGACAAGGCAAAGGTTCGAGAGGAGAGCCTGTGAGAGAGATGATTGGTGGGGTGCCTTTTATGTTAGAGTGGGGCTCAAAACTCTTTACACTTCCTTTTTACATTAAACTCAATGAATTTCAATTGGAGCGCTACCCAGGTTCTATGTCACCTATGTCGTATGCGAGTGAAGTTGAAGTGGTTGATACGGAAAAAGGAATTCATATGCCCTTTCGAATTTATATGAATCATGTGCTTGATTATCGAGGATTTCGATTTTTTCAAAGCTCATATGACAAAGATGAGAGAGGTACGATTTTATCGGTAAATAATGACCCTGGAAAATTGCCAACCTATTTTGGCTATATACTTTTGTGTTTAGGGCTCTTTTTTAATCTTTTAAATACCAAAAGCCGTTTTAGAAAATTAGCTTCGATGGTACAAAAGGATATGGTCAAAGTAAAATCACTCTTCATCGCTTTGGCCTGTGGCTTAACACTGTTTCAAAGCCCTTTGTTACATGCGGATACTTCTGAGGAGAATGTAAATTTTTTAAAACGCTACGATACCCACCATGCAGATAAATTTGGGCATGTTTTGGTTCAAGGCGCTGATGGTAGATTTAAGCCCATTGATACAATTTCAATGGAAATGATTAATAAAGTGTATACGCACTCAAGCTATGAGGGACTCAGTGCCAATCAAGTCGCCCTAAGCATGATGAGTTCCCCTGCACAGTGGCAAGGTTTGCCTATCGTAAAAGTATTTCATCCTGAGTTGAAAAAAATCTTGGGCATAGCTCAAACTCAAAAATATGCCTCCTTTAACGATTTTTTCAATAAAGAGGGAGATTATGGGTATAAATTAACCAAATATTCTGAAGAAGCGAACCGCAAAAAACCTGCCCTTAGAAATCAATTTGATAAGGATGTGTTAAAGGTTGATGAGCGTGTGAACATTTGTTACATGGTCTATACAGGTGAAATTTTTAGAATGATCCCCAAACAAAATGATGTTTCAAAGCGTTGGTTTGCCCCTCAAGATGCTGTTATGCGTTTTTCAAAACAAGAAGGCGATGAGGTAAGAGCGTTGGTGGGTGGCTATTTTGAAGCAATTAGTACAGGATTGCAGAGTGGAAATTGGGAAGAGGCGAATAAGGCAGTAGAGAAATTGAGTGCGTATCAAGAGCAGTATGGCTCAGATATTATTCCCAATGCCAAACGCATTAAAGCAGAGATTTTTTTCAATCATGCGCAAATCTTTGAGCGCTTAACCCCTGTGTATTTACTCAGTGGATTGGTCTTATTATGTTTTATTTTTGCAAAAATGATTAACTCCACGCTACGTATAGGGTTTATGACACGAATTGTTCTTATTATTAATGCTATTGCCTTTTTAATCCACTCAGGTGGTTTAGCGCTTCGTTGGTATATTGCAATGCATGCACCATGGAGTAATGGGTATGAGTCCATGATTTATATCGCATGGGCAATCGTTTTAGCAGGTATCTTCTTTTCACGCCAATCCATTGTTTCTTTGGCATTAACGTCTATTTTAGCGGGAGTGACACTGTTTGTTGCGCATTTAAGCTGGATGGATCCACAAATTACCAATTTGGTTCCTGTTTTAAACTCTTATTGGCTTAACATTCATGTTTCTGTTATTACAGCGAGTTATGGATTTTTAGGGTTATGTGCTTTGCTAGGATTTTTCACACTTATTCTTTTTGCGATGCAAAGCACGCATAATATAAAGCGTAACAAAGAGCTTGAGCGAAACATTGTAGAGGCAACACGCATCAATGAAATGTCAATGATTTTGGGTCTTAGTTTACTTACTGTAGGTAACTTTTTAGGAGGCGTTTGGGCAAATGAGTCGTGGGGACGTTATTGGGGATGGGATCCAAAAGAGACATGGGCATTGGTTTCCATTCTTATTTATGCGGGTATTGTGCATTTTAGGTTTGTACCCAAATGGAATAATCCTTTTACCTTTGCCGTTGCTTCGACGCTCTCATTTGCCTCTATTATCATGACCTATTTTGGTGTGAATTTTTATCTCTCAGGGATGCACTCCTATGCAGCAGGAGATCCCGTACCTGTTCCTTCCTTTGTCTATTATACGATTGGGGTTGTTGCCCTTGTGATTGCACTCTCATATTCAAAGCGTGATATAGGAAAAACACTTTAA
- a CDS encoding CinA family protein, translating into MKSSLIVVGKALRYNTSFLNYIHTTVSNHLDFPDQTVYIDKNDKELFSIVEEAIAHSEDTLILTTAESFNLINKVVATLGEEALELKEGMLIPSKTVHIEENSYLLVRENKRINVLKICETLKLPRILINNKSSALFSVINIDEDSLKIFLEPLAQNYEIKITPTLLIDGWIIVEAISSKYGNIENFFKAATSLLPQKIINHPDVIEHIIQRLQEQNKTLSIAESCTGGLITTMFTQHAGVSAVFKGGLVTYANEIKESWLGVSGETLEHFGAVSELCVREMLEGVLNASLADYAIATSGIAGPTGGSLEKPVGTVYVGARDKEGNVMIERLLLEGNRAYIQTQSAYHALKLLLHVGESIFLKSEKNS; encoded by the coding sequence ATGAAAAGCTCTTTAATCGTAGTGGGGAAAGCACTGCGCTACAATACTTCATTTTTAAATTATATTCATACGACCGTGAGTAATCATCTTGATTTTCCTGACCAAACGGTTTACATTGATAAAAACGATAAAGAACTTTTTAGTATTGTAGAAGAAGCCATAGCACACTCTGAAGATACCTTGATTTTAACCACAGCTGAGAGCTTTAATTTAATTAACAAAGTTGTAGCAACACTGGGAGAAGAAGCTCTGGAGCTCAAAGAGGGGATGCTCATTCCTTCCAAAACAGTTCACATTGAAGAGAACAGTTACTTACTGGTACGTGAAAATAAGCGTATCAATGTCCTTAAGATTTGTGAAACACTAAAACTGCCTCGTATTCTTATTAACAACAAAAGTTCAGCACTTTTTTCCGTCATTAATATTGATGAAGACTCTTTAAAAATCTTTCTTGAGCCTCTTGCACAAAATTATGAAATTAAAATCACTCCAACCCTCTTGATTGATGGGTGGATTATTGTCGAAGCTATCTCCAGTAAATATGGCAACATTGAAAACTTTTTTAAAGCAGCCACATCACTTCTTCCACAAAAAATTATTAATCACCCAGATGTCATTGAACATATCATCCAAAGACTTCAAGAACAAAATAAAACACTCAGTATTGCAGAGAGTTGCACAGGCGGTCTTATTACAACAATGTTCACACAGCACGCAGGTGTTTCTGCGGTTTTTAAAGGAGGCCTTGTCACGTATGCAAACGAGATAAAAGAGTCATGGCTAGGAGTCAGTGGGGAAACATTGGAACATTTTGGGGCAGTCAGTGAATTGTGCGTGCGTGAAATGCTTGAGGGTGTTTTAAATGCTAGCCTCGCAGATTATGCTATTGCCACCAGTGGAATCGCAGGGCCAACAGGAGGAAGCCTTGAAAAACCAGTCGGTACGGTGTATGTGGGCGCACGGGATAAGGAGGGTAATGTAATGATCGAGAGACTTCTTTTAGAGGGTAATCGAGCCTATATACAAACCCAAAGTGCTTACCATGCTCTAAAGTTACTTTTACATGTAGGAGAAAGTATTTTTTTAAAAAGTGAAAAAAACTCTTGA
- a CDS encoding ABC transporter ATP-binding protein, with product MISVKNLHVYYGLIEAVKGIDFEVKEGEIISLIGSNGAGKSSTLKALLNSVKKTGDINFLGYDTRNHKTHTLVQHGLSLVPEGRKIFINLTVEENLRMGAFNNDENYEHLKDAMYELFPRIKDKRYQLAGTMSGGEQQMLAISRALMGEPKLLMLDEPSLGLAPKIVGEVFEIIQRLRNEGITILLVEQNAFAALKISDKAYVLENGKIVMSGIASDMIGDDAIRKKYLGG from the coding sequence ATGATTAGTGTTAAAAATTTGCATGTCTATTATGGACTCATTGAAGCAGTAAAGGGTATTGATTTTGAGGTTAAAGAGGGAGAAATTATCTCTTTAATTGGCTCGAATGGCGCAGGAAAAAGCTCAACACTCAAAGCCTTGCTAAACAGTGTGAAAAAAACAGGTGATATTAATTTTTTAGGGTATGACACACGCAATCACAAAACCCACACCTTAGTCCAACATGGACTCTCTTTGGTTCCAGAGGGGCGAAAGATTTTTATTAACCTTACGGTGGAAGAGAATCTTCGCATGGGTGCTTTTAATAACGATGAAAATTATGAGCATTTAAAAGATGCCATGTATGAACTTTTCCCACGCATTAAGGACAAGCGCTATCAGCTTGCAGGCACTATGAGTGGAGGTGAACAGCAAATGTTAGCTATTTCACGTGCCTTGATGGGTGAGCCAAAGCTTTTGATGCTGGATGAGCCCAGTTTAGGACTTGCGCCTAAAATTGTTGGTGAAGTATTTGAAATTATTCAGCGTTTACGCAATGAGGGAATTACCATTCTTTTGGTGGAGCAAAATGCCTTTGCAGCACTTAAAATCTCTGATAAAGCCTATGTGTTAGAAAATGGCAAAATAGTCATGAGTGGTATTGCTTCTGATATGATTGGTGATGATGCCATTCGTAAAAAATACCTCGGCGGATAA
- the ileS gene encoding isoleucine--tRNA ligase: protein MDYKETLLLPQTDFPMRGNLPQNEPARYAKWFSKEESAYAKMLHNRQNASKTFILHDGPPYANGHIHIGHALNKILKDVIIKTHYFFGEKVRYVPGWDCHGLPIEQQVEKNLGKEKKDALPKSKIRELCREHARKFIDIQREEFKALGVIGDWDNPYMTMKFKFEADIYRALCGVADKGLLVERSKPVYWSWAARSALAEAEVEYEDKEDYSIFVAFALSPEAKTKLDISSDASVIIWTTTPWTLPANVGISFSPDENYVLTSDGYIVAEPLHVKLLEQGVVKGEIVKTFKASVLENSFAINPLNARSSQLILGNHVTMDGGSGCVHTAPGHGDDDYKVGLRYGLEVVMPVDERGCYDESVVRLGLLPNPESFVGEHIFKCNERILELLGDRLLKCSKFTHSYPFCWRTHQPVIYRATKQWFVAMDEAVDGRESLRKMAMDELGKVRFYPKSGINRLGSMIENRPDWCISRQRDWGVPIAFFRDKTTGKPIFDTKVVEHIANIFEEKGADAWWDLEIAELLVEESGYNPENLEKVMDILDVWFDSGSTWKAVLQSNDYDAGEYPASMYLEGSDQHRGWFQSSLLVSTANNGIAPYAKILTHGFTVDEKGEKMSKSKGNVVAPSDVAKQYGVEILRLWVGTSEYTTDLKISDNILKQISEQYRKIRNTFRFLLANVNDLETIMPIAQMGELDKWILKHAKGVFDEVEAYFREYEFSKGFALLNHFIAVELSGIYLDISKDRLYCNAKNDPLRLSAQSAMALIAEKLMALMAPTLTYTIDEMMEYAPALLKKESVFDLVYTPLPEIKVPRFDESHMMKLREEFFERVDRLKKGGKIKSTLELALVIMSDKLYQDSILTEIDLEDWFTTSQVCMVQENGTAQSLAKSLGTDMGETFGSENGDMVFIVKINGHKCPRCWKYRSKSEEELCHRCHEALNA, encoded by the coding sequence ATGGACTATAAAGAGACCCTGCTTCTTCCTCAGACCGATTTTCCAATGCGTGGAAATTTGCCCCAAAATGAGCCTGCACGTTATGCCAAGTGGTTTTCCAAAGAGGAGAGCGCTTATGCAAAAATGCTTCACAACCGTCAAAATGCTTCTAAGACATTTATTTTGCACGATGGACCTCCTTATGCCAATGGGCATATTCACATTGGTCACGCCCTCAATAAAATTCTTAAAGATGTCATTATTAAAACGCATTACTTTTTTGGTGAAAAAGTACGTTACGTTCCAGGGTGGGATTGTCATGGTTTGCCGATTGAGCAACAGGTTGAAAAAAACCTCGGTAAAGAGAAAAAAGATGCACTGCCTAAAAGTAAAATTCGTGAGCTGTGCCGTGAACATGCCCGTAAATTTATTGATATTCAGCGTGAAGAATTTAAAGCTTTAGGGGTTATTGGGGATTGGGACAATCCGTATATGACAATGAAATTTAAGTTTGAAGCGGATATTTACCGTGCATTGTGTGGGGTTGCAGACAAAGGACTTTTGGTTGAGAGAAGTAAGCCTGTGTATTGGTCGTGGGCAGCTAGAAGTGCCTTGGCTGAAGCGGAAGTAGAGTACGAAGATAAAGAAGATTACTCTATTTTTGTGGCGTTTGCACTAAGCCCTGAAGCCAAAACAAAATTAGATATTAGCTCGGATGCTTCGGTGATTATCTGGACGACAACGCCATGGACGCTGCCTGCCAATGTGGGAATTTCGTTTAGTCCCGATGAAAACTATGTACTCACCAGTGATGGTTATATCGTGGCTGAGCCTTTACATGTAAAGCTTTTGGAGCAAGGCGTTGTGAAAGGTGAAATCGTTAAAACCTTTAAAGCCAGTGTGCTTGAAAATAGCTTTGCCATCAATCCGCTTAATGCTCGCTCATCACAGTTGATTTTAGGCAATCATGTTACGATGGATGGCGGAAGCGGTTGTGTTCATACCGCACCAGGGCATGGTGATGATGACTACAAAGTAGGGCTTCGTTATGGTCTTGAAGTGGTGATGCCCGTCGATGAGAGAGGCTGTTACGATGAGAGCGTTGTTCGTTTAGGACTGCTTCCAAATCCTGAAAGTTTTGTGGGCGAGCATATCTTTAAATGCAATGAGCGTATTTTAGAGCTTTTAGGCGATAGACTTTTAAAATGCTCCAAATTCACACACTCCTATCCTTTTTGTTGGAGAACGCATCAGCCCGTCATTTATCGCGCAACAAAGCAGTGGTTTGTGGCGATGGATGAAGCGGTGGATGGTCGTGAGAGTCTTCGTAAAATGGCGATGGATGAACTGGGGAAGGTTCGTTTTTATCCAAAATCAGGCATTAATCGTTTAGGTTCGATGATTGAAAATAGACCTGATTGGTGTATTTCTCGTCAGCGTGACTGGGGTGTGCCTATTGCATTTTTTAGAGATAAAACAACAGGTAAACCAATCTTTGACACCAAAGTAGTTGAGCATATCGCCAACATCTTTGAAGAAAAAGGTGCGGATGCGTGGTGGGATTTAGAAATTGCAGAGCTTTTGGTTGAAGAGAGCGGTTATAATCCTGAGAACCTTGAAAAAGTGATGGATATTTTAGACGTGTGGTTTGACAGTGGTAGCACATGGAAAGCCGTTTTGCAATCCAACGATTATGACGCAGGGGAATATCCTGCGAGTATGTATTTGGAGGGAAGTGACCAACATCGTGGGTGGTTCCAAAGCTCCCTTTTGGTGAGTACCGCTAATAATGGCATTGCGCCTTACGCTAAAATTTTGACCCATGGTTTCACCGTCGATGAGAAGGGTGAGAAAATGAGTAAATCAAAGGGCAACGTGGTAGCACCTTCAGATGTTGCGAAACAATACGGCGTTGAGATTTTACGTCTGTGGGTGGGTACGAGTGAGTACACCACTGATTTGAAAATTAGCGATAATATTTTAAAGCAAATCAGCGAGCAATACCGAAAAATCCGCAATACCTTTCGATTTTTATTGGCAAATGTCAATGACCTTGAAACCATTATGCCTATTGCGCAAATGGGTGAACTCGATAAATGGATACTCAAGCATGCAAAAGGTGTTTTTGATGAAGTTGAAGCTTATTTTAGAGAGTATGAGTTTTCTAAAGGCTTTGCGCTTCTCAATCATTTTATTGCCGTGGAACTTAGCGGAATTTATTTGGATATTTCAAAAGACAGACTTTACTGTAATGCTAAAAATGACCCCCTTCGCCTCTCTGCACAAAGTGCGATGGCACTCATCGCTGAGAAACTCATGGCACTGATGGCTCCCACGCTTACTTATACGATTGATGAAATGATGGAGTACGCCCCTGCACTTTTGAAAAAAGAGAGCGTATTTGACCTTGTTTACACACCGCTACCCGAAATTAAAGTTCCACGTTTTGATGAATCTCATATGATGAAGTTAAGAGAAGAATTTTTTGAACGAGTAGATAGGTTAAAAAAAGGTGGAAAGATAAAATCTACATTGGAACTTGCCCTTGTCATTATGTCAGACAAGCTATATCAAGATTCTATTCTAACAGAAATAGATTTAGAAGATTGGTTTACAACGAGTCAAGTTTGTATGGTTCAAGAAAATGGGACAGCTCAAAGTCTTGCAAAGAGTTTAGGAACGGATATGGGGGAAACTTTTGGCTCTGAAAATGGTGACATGGTATTTATAGTGAAAATAAATGGTCATAAATGCCCACGTTGTTGGAAATACCGCTCAAAAAGCGAAGAAGAGCTCTGCCATAGATGTCATGAGGCACTCAATGCCTAA
- a CDS encoding branched-chain amino acid ABC transporter permease has protein sequence MDLTMFMQQMVNGFSLGSMYALIAIGYTMVYGVLRLINFAHGDIMMVGAFLGFFGMEVLELPFVAAVLLAVVGAALLGMASDRVAYRPLREAPKISLLITAIGVSFFLENAFNVFFGGVPRAFPVPAYLEEMVEFFGLMMPISAVLVPIITAFLLGIILWILFKTKYGMAIRALAFDVGTVNLMGIDANRVITLVFGMGSALAAVGGIFWAVNYPSVEPMMGVLVGLKAFAAAVVGGIGSVGGAVLGGLIIGFTEVVVVAFFPELGGYKDAFAFIFLILILLFKPTGILGIDFEKSRF, from the coding sequence TTGGATTTAACAATGTTTATGCAACAAATGGTCAATGGCTTTAGCCTTGGCAGTATGTATGCACTGATAGCCATTGGGTATACTATGGTGTATGGTGTGTTGCGCTTAATTAACTTTGCGCATGGCGATATTATGATGGTGGGTGCTTTTTTAGGATTTTTTGGTATGGAAGTGTTAGAACTTCCCTTTGTAGCAGCAGTTCTTTTAGCTGTCGTAGGAGCGGCACTTTTAGGTATGGCAAGTGATAGAGTGGCGTACAGACCTCTTAGAGAAGCTCCAAAAATATCCCTTTTAATTACAGCTATTGGTGTGAGTTTTTTTCTCGAGAATGCCTTTAACGTCTTTTTTGGAGGCGTTCCTCGTGCGTTTCCTGTTCCTGCGTATCTTGAAGAAATGGTGGAGTTTTTTGGCTTAATGATGCCTATATCTGCGGTTCTTGTCCCGATTATAACCGCGTTTTTGCTTGGCATCATTTTATGGATTTTGTTTAAAACAAAATACGGTATGGCAATACGTGCACTTGCCTTTGATGTGGGAACGGTAAATCTTATGGGCATTGATGCCAATCGTGTGATTACCCTTGTTTTTGGAATGGGCTCAGCCCTCGCTGCTGTGGGTGGTATTTTTTGGGCAGTGAATTATCCTTCTGTTGAACCAATGATGGGTGTACTTGTAGGGCTTAAAGCCTTTGCTGCTGCGGTTGTGGGTGGTATTGGAAGTGTCGGAGGTGCGGTGCTTGGTGGTTTGATTATTGGATTTACTGAAGTAGTTGTGGTTGCATTTTTCCCAGAGCTAGGAGGTTATAAAGATGCCTTTGCTTTTATATTTCTCATCTTAATTTTGCTCTTTAAGCCTACAGGTATTTTAGGGATTGATTTTGAAAAGAGTAGGTTTTAA
- a CDS encoding ABC transporter ATP-binding protein gives MILKIDNVTKKFGGVSAIKETSFSVAPKEIFGLIGPNGAGKTTMFNIITGNYEPSSGEVIFRNESLNGLKPHLIVRKGIARTFQNIRLFSSMSVLDNVLIGFDFQARYGFLESILRFPRFMGEEKRIKARAMEILDYFGMGEFVHEKAVDLSYGQQRKVEIARALATNPDLLLLDEPAAGMNPSETEELGELIKKARVDFDLTVLVIEHDMKFVNQLCDKVLVLDYGKTIFEGKPADAILNPEVIAAYLGDFHND, from the coding sequence ATGATTTTAAAAATTGACAATGTCACCAAAAAATTTGGCGGAGTGAGTGCCATTAAAGAGACCAGTTTTAGTGTAGCTCCTAAAGAGATTTTTGGGCTAATTGGTCCTAATGGTGCAGGTAAAACGACCATGTTTAATATCATCACAGGCAATTACGAACCTAGTTCTGGAGAAGTTATTTTTCGTAATGAGAGTCTCAATGGCTTAAAGCCACATCTTATTGTGCGCAAAGGGATTGCAAGGACGTTTCAAAACATACGACTTTTTTCGAGTATGAGTGTTTTAGATAATGTTTTAATTGGCTTTGATTTTCAAGCACGCTATGGTTTTTTAGAATCCATTTTACGATTTCCTCGTTTTATGGGTGAAGAAAAACGCATTAAAGCACGGGCTATGGAGATTTTGGACTATTTTGGAATGGGTGAATTTGTTCATGAGAAAGCGGTGGATTTGAGTTATGGACAGCAACGAAAAGTAGAGATTGCAAGGGCTCTTGCAACCAACCCTGATCTTTTACTTTTAGATGAACCCGCTGCTGGTATGAACCCCTCTGAGACAGAGGAGTTAGGTGAATTGATCAAAAAAGCACGGGTGGATTTTGACTTGACAGTTTTGGTGATTGAGCATGATATGAAATTTGTCAATCAACTGTGCGATAAAGTTCTTGTGCTTGATTATGGTAAGACTATTTTTGAGGGCAAACCCGCTGATGCGATTTTAAACCCTGAAGTGATTGCTGCGTATTTAGGAGATTTTCATAATGATTAG